One stretch of Bacteroidia bacterium DNA includes these proteins:
- the pnp gene encoding polyribonucleotide nucleotidyltransferase: protein MSKPQLYKKTISLGDGREISIESGVLAKQADGAVVVRMGNAMLLATVVSSKEPKEGIDFLPLTVDYQEKYAAAGRFPGGFLKREGRLSEYEILTSRIVDRAIRPLFPDDYHCETQVMVTLISADTEVIPDCLVGLGASAALSISDIPFQGPISEVRVAKIDGKLKINPSAEEVKEGTLELIVSGSKNDINMVEGEMAEVGEAEMLEALKFAHEAIKLQCQAQEDLAQEMGRTEKREHIGDPQDLELYQKLEELWSDRILEIARNFNDKTNRADNFKAIRTEYLESLPEDHELDEEMIKRYFSKIKKQVIRNMVLKEGKRLDGRKLNEVRSIWCEVDFLPSAHGSAVFTRGETQSLTSITLGSKMDSQLIDDVMFKGYNRFLLHYNFPAFSTGEARPNRGPGRREIGHGNLAMRAIKMVMPDSESNPYVVRIVSDILESNGSSSMATVCAASLALLDAGIKIRKPVSGIAMGLISGEKGDYAVLSDILGDEDHIGDMDFKITGTEDGITACQMDIKVEGLSYEVLEKALMQAREGRLHILDKMNEVISQPREEYKPHVPRIETLIIDKDYIGAVIGPGGKIIQKIQEDSGAHITIEEKDEKGYVEISSPDKESIEKAKKWIRGIVTVPEVGETYSGTVKSIMPFGAFIEYLPGKEGLLHISEIAWEKTETMEGVMEEGEKLEVKLIGIDERSGKVKLSKKALTPKPEGWVDRPPRSDRDRGDRGGDRGGRRDDRGRDHNRSGRDDRGPRNDSGSHRRRDDD from the coding sequence ATGAGTAAACCTCAACTGTATAAAAAAACGATCAGCCTGGGCGATGGCCGCGAGATCTCGATTGAATCGGGAGTGCTGGCAAAGCAGGCAGACGGAGCCGTAGTGGTGCGCATGGGAAATGCAATGCTGCTTGCCACCGTAGTTTCCTCCAAAGAACCTAAGGAAGGAATTGACTTTCTTCCGCTTACGGTAGACTATCAGGAGAAATATGCTGCGGCAGGCCGCTTTCCCGGTGGCTTCCTGAAACGGGAAGGGCGCCTCTCAGAATATGAGATCCTTACCAGCCGCATCGTGGACCGGGCGATAAGGCCCCTATTCCCGGATGACTACCATTGTGAAACGCAAGTAATGGTTACGCTGATCTCTGCTGATACGGAAGTAATACCTGACTGCCTGGTGGGCCTCGGTGCTTCTGCTGCACTCAGCATTTCTGATATTCCATTTCAGGGACCTATTTCCGAAGTACGCGTGGCAAAGATTGATGGTAAGCTGAAAATCAATCCTTCAGCCGAGGAAGTAAAAGAAGGTACGCTGGAACTGATCGTTTCCGGAAGCAAGAATGACATCAATATGGTGGAAGGCGAAATGGCAGAAGTGGGTGAGGCCGAGATGCTGGAAGCATTAAAGTTTGCGCATGAAGCCATCAAGCTGCAGTGCCAGGCGCAGGAAGATCTGGCTCAGGAAATGGGCCGCACCGAAAAGCGCGAACATATTGGCGACCCCCAGGACCTGGAGCTTTATCAAAAACTGGAAGAATTATGGTCAGACCGCATTCTGGAAATTGCGAGAAACTTTAATGACAAAACCAATCGTGCAGACAATTTCAAGGCGATAAGAACCGAATATCTGGAATCATTACCTGAAGATCATGAATTGGACGAAGAGATGATCAAGCGTTATTTTTCCAAGATCAAGAAACAGGTAATACGAAACATGGTACTGAAGGAAGGCAAGCGCCTCGATGGCCGGAAGCTGAATGAAGTCAGATCCATCTGGTGCGAAGTGGACTTTCTGCCATCAGCTCACGGATCAGCCGTTTTCACACGGGGCGAGACTCAATCGCTCACTTCCATTACCTTGGGAAGTAAGATGGATTCGCAATTAATTGACGATGTAATGTTCAAAGGCTACAATCGTTTCCTGCTGCATTACAATTTTCCGGCATTCTCTACCGGTGAGGCCCGCCCCAACCGCGGACCGGGCCGCAGGGAAATCGGCCACGGGAACCTGGCCATGCGCGCCATTAAAATGGTAATGCCAGACAGCGAAAGCAATCCTTACGTGGTACGTATAGTTTCGGATATTTTAGAATCAAACGGTTCTTCCTCAATGGCTACCGTTTGTGCCGCTTCACTTGCGCTCCTCGATGCCGGTATAAAGATCAGGAAGCCGGTTTCAGGTATTGCGATGGGACTCATCTCGGGAGAAAAAGGCGATTATGCCGTGCTCTCCGATATTTTGGGTGATGAAGACCACATTGGCGATATGGACTTTAAGATCACTGGAACTGAAGATGGCATCACAGCATGCCAGATGGATATTAAGGTTGAAGGCCTTTCTTATGAGGTACTTGAAAAAGCCCTGATGCAGGCACGCGAAGGCCGCCTTCACATTCTCGATAAAATGAATGAGGTGATCAGCCAGCCGAGAGAGGAGTACAAACCGCACGTTCCGCGGATCGAAACGCTCATTATTGACAAAGACTATATCGGAGCAGTGATCGGCCCGGGCGGAAAGATCATCCAGAAAATTCAGGAAGATTCCGGAGCCCACATTACGATTGAAGAAAAGGATGAAAAGGGATACGTGGAAATTTCATCGCCAGATAAGGAATCCATTGAAAAAGCCAAGAAGTGGATCAGAGGAATTGTTACCGTTCCTGAAGTAGGCGAAACCTACTCCGGCACCGTGAAATCCATCATGCCATTCGGAGCTTTTATAGAATATCTGCCAGGAAAGGAAGGTTTGCTGCACATCAGCGAAATAGCCTGGGAAAAGACAGAAACGATGGAAGGCGTAATGGAAGAAGGCGAAAAGCTTGAGGTAAAGCTGATAGGCATTGACGAGCGTAGCGGCAAAGTGAAGCTCTCCAAAAAGGCATTGACTCCGAAACCGGAAGGATGGGTAGACCGCCCGCCAAGAAGTGACAGAGATCGCGGAGACCGGGGAGGCGACCGTGGCGGACGCAGGGATGACCGTGGCAGAGATCATAACCGCAGTGGGCGTGATGATCGCGGACCGCGCAATGATTCCGGATCGCACCGAAGACGCGATGACGATTAA
- the rpsO gene encoding 30S ribosomal protein S15: MLSSEKKTEIFSQYGKAKEDTGSPESQIALFTQRISDLTGHLKTHRKDFGTQRSLQMLVGKRRRLLNYLMQEDIFRYREIISKLGLRR, encoded by the coding sequence ATGTTATCATCCGAGAAAAAAACAGAGATTTTCAGCCAGTACGGCAAGGCAAAAGAAGATACCGGCTCTCCCGAAAGCCAGATCGCGCTCTTTACGCAACGCATCAGCGACCTTACCGGCCACCTCAAAACGCATCGTAAAGATTTCGGCACGCAGCGCAGCCTTCAGATGCTGGTAGGTAAACGCAGAAGATTGCTAAACTACCTGATGCAGGAAGACATCTTCCGCTACCGCGAGATCATCTCAAAGCTGGGGCTAAGAAGATAA
- a CDS encoding HU family DNA-binding protein: MNKGDLINRIADDAEISKAEAQNVLNIFTNSISDSLKGGDKVTLVGFGTFSVTDRAARKGRNPQTGKEIDIPARKVVKFKAGKDLTDSL, encoded by the coding sequence ATGAACAAAGGAGATTTAATCAATCGCATTGCTGACGATGCGGAAATTTCAAAGGCAGAAGCACAGAACGTGCTGAACATTTTCACGAATTCTATTTCTGACAGCCTCAAAGGCGGAGACAAGGTAACGCTCGTAGGCTTTGGCACTTTCTCGGTTACTGACCGTGCCGCCCGGAAAGGCAGAAACCCACAAACCGGAAAAGAGATTGACATTCCGGCCAGAAAGGTTGTCAAATTCAAAGCTGGCAAGGATCTGACAGATTCGCTCTAA
- a CDS encoding carboxypeptidase-like regulatory domain-containing protein: MKTHHITYVKPALFILLLISSMGLTFSPWAFTALKGDFLEEIVSKLRVFTAESDPERVYVHLDKSLYKPGESLWYTAYVRSATDMTPTRKSGVVHVELHNPAGGIDQKHSLILRDGMARGDFFIEEEKPGGIYKVKAYTAWQKNDTLTPLFEKEIQVQKVVLPRLKMKLNFPEKGYGPGQKVTAELSLETIENTPLGNYDVKWLVKLDNKKYLEKAAQTNAQGKLQLEFNLPKNLKSADGLLNVMLDYQGQAEAISRSMPITLNRVNLTFYPEGGDCITGLPSRIAFKAVDEHGKPVNAAGKIYDGDGNEVTGFSNYHHGMGAFELTPGKGTYYYARLSAPAGIDSQYVLPLPAYDGFTVQASLPENEVVHFSIFAHYPETISVVGQMRGKPLFATQMNIKAGENQLRVPVGNFPMGVAQFTFFDSYNDPMAERLVFVSDERKMKVEISTDKEKYMPREKVTMRIKTIDEHGKPVKAGLSLAVVDDKLFSYADDKSGTLLSRMLLEPEVKGKVEEPNFYFDHNEEKSVQARDYLLMTQGWRRFTWKEIRKLEMPEPKFAAERTEFSGQVQDYLTGRPLPNVKITATGSDRTWKSDRKGYFAVSGIPLYESPVALTFEYEGMKQEFRCSRYLQDMNVRFMVEKIPGVFASQDGKGRIIGRVLDAQSREPVMFANVVLEKDGVQLSGSATDLEGYFYFTTDATGTLNIRTSYVGYQPFRLVYTRHHPQQTQNVGEIKLNASAVELREVMVMEYVKPLIEIDATTVAETITKEEIKALPTRSVNQATAMATGVINPNVRGARAAATEYYVDGMKVRELAVPQSSIENLAVITGGLSAEFGNYESLNDQGITKDKRTARIDLDKTVRSDQRLLNINENRIASEDEARVLYYRAREFPEIRYQTTRVTGSRHDFRSTIYWNGEIITSKDGEAEVEFYNSDAVTSFRAVAEGFANNGLVGRAEKTYFSQMPFSLSLKVPPTVLVGDELRIPVTLANNTDEALAGNFSLTLPKSWSVTKPLQKVQTIPAGSAKTLWMDIRVLNHTGTENLEVAFDHPAFADSYRERVTTMSRGFPRTLSYSAQVMEKFLELDINDPMEETMLMEVAAYPSIADQLLQGVESMLREPHGCFEQTSSSVYPNILVLDYLRESGTLQPDVEKKALALLDKGYKRLITFETQKKGYDWFGKAPGHQALTAYGLMEFNDMAQVYGGVSEAMVSRTAGWLMNERDGKGGFARNSRQLDGFGGADNDITNAYIVNALTQAGYRNISREIESVAKAAFKSKDPYQLALVAPVLRKTGSSEDADNMLAQLVMQQQPDGSWIGASRSITNSSGRNLALETTALALLAILEQPKNRHQEIRSAVNFIMENRSGYGGFGSTQATILCLKALTSYTRFAKRTKEPGTLTVMVNGKKAGQTSWEADREGVINVQDLAPFFKSGKNRIIIKFKGMNEPIPFSLLAKWNEPLPPSDSACRLALDVKLSAKVAEHGETVRLTSTIANKTSEPLASPIAIIGIPAGLSPQPWQLRELQEKEAFDYYEIWDNNIVFYFRGLNPHEIKTIHLDLRSEIKGRFEGEAASAYLYYDNDAKSWASAGAITVR, encoded by the coding sequence ATGAAAACGCACCACATCACTTATGTCAAACCTGCTTTGTTCATCCTTTTATTGATCTCCAGTATGGGACTCACCTTTTCGCCCTGGGCCTTTACCGCGCTGAAGGGCGATTTTCTGGAGGAAATTGTGTCGAAGTTGCGGGTATTTACTGCTGAATCAGATCCGGAGAGGGTATATGTGCATTTGGATAAAAGTCTGTACAAGCCGGGAGAATCGCTTTGGTATACAGCCTACGTCCGTAGCGCCACAGATATGACCCCTACCCGGAAGAGCGGGGTCGTCCATGTGGAATTGCATAATCCAGCAGGCGGAATTGATCAAAAGCATTCGCTGATTCTGAGGGATGGAATGGCAAGAGGTGATTTCTTTATTGAAGAGGAAAAGCCGGGAGGCATCTATAAAGTGAAAGCGTACACGGCCTGGCAGAAAAATGATACACTGACACCTTTATTCGAGAAAGAAATTCAGGTGCAGAAAGTGGTGTTGCCGCGGCTGAAGATGAAGCTTAATTTTCCGGAAAAGGGATATGGGCCGGGCCAAAAGGTTACGGCAGAATTATCATTGGAAACTATTGAAAACACGCCCCTCGGAAATTATGATGTAAAGTGGCTCGTGAAACTGGATAATAAGAAGTACCTGGAAAAAGCTGCCCAAACCAATGCCCAGGGAAAGCTGCAACTGGAATTCAACTTACCCAAAAACCTGAAGTCGGCTGATGGCCTGCTGAATGTGATGCTGGATTATCAGGGACAAGCGGAAGCCATTTCCCGTTCCATGCCCATCACCCTGAATCGTGTCAACCTCACATTTTATCCGGAGGGTGGCGACTGCATCACCGGGCTGCCTTCGCGAATTGCATTTAAAGCTGTGGATGAGCATGGAAAACCTGTGAATGCAGCAGGGAAAATATATGATGGTGATGGGAATGAAGTCACAGGGTTTAGCAACTATCATCATGGAATGGGCGCATTTGAACTGACACCCGGTAAAGGAACTTATTATTATGCCCGCCTCAGTGCTCCGGCAGGTATTGATTCTCAGTATGTATTGCCGCTCCCGGCCTATGATGGGTTCACCGTGCAGGCTTCCTTGCCTGAAAATGAGGTAGTACACTTTTCAATATTTGCGCATTATCCGGAAACTATTTCCGTGGTGGGCCAGATGAGAGGCAAACCACTCTTTGCCACTCAGATGAATATTAAGGCAGGTGAAAATCAATTGCGCGTTCCGGTAGGGAATTTCCCGATGGGAGTGGCGCAATTCACTTTTTTTGATTCATATAATGATCCTATGGCTGAGCGGCTGGTTTTTGTGAGCGATGAGCGGAAGATGAAGGTTGAGATCAGCACCGATAAAGAAAAGTATATGCCCAGGGAAAAGGTGACCATGCGCATTAAAACGATCGATGAGCACGGCAAGCCGGTAAAAGCCGGCCTATCACTGGCCGTGGTTGATGATAAATTGTTCAGCTATGCTGACGACAAAAGCGGCACGCTCCTGAGCCGTATGCTGCTGGAACCGGAAGTAAAAGGAAAGGTGGAAGAACCCAATTTCTATTTTGATCATAATGAAGAAAAATCCGTTCAGGCGCGCGATTATCTGTTGATGACGCAGGGCTGGCGCAGGTTTACCTGGAAGGAGATCCGTAAGCTGGAAATGCCGGAACCAAAGTTTGCAGCAGAGCGCACGGAATTTAGCGGGCAGGTGCAGGACTACCTTACTGGCCGTCCGTTGCCCAACGTGAAAATAACAGCTACAGGAAGTGACCGAACCTGGAAATCGGATCGCAAAGGTTACTTCGCTGTTTCGGGTATTCCGTTGTACGAATCTCCGGTGGCGCTCACTTTTGAATACGAAGGCATGAAACAGGAATTTCGCTGTAGTCGCTATTTGCAGGACATGAATGTACGATTTATGGTTGAGAAAATTCCGGGAGTTTTTGCCAGCCAGGATGGAAAAGGACGGATCATAGGAAGAGTATTAGATGCACAATCCAGGGAACCGGTCATGTTTGCCAATGTGGTTTTGGAAAAGGATGGTGTGCAACTCTCCGGAAGCGCTACCGATCTTGAAGGCTACTTTTATTTCACTACTGATGCCACTGGTACTTTAAATATCAGGACCAGCTATGTTGGCTACCAACCTTTCAGATTAGTTTATACCAGGCACCATCCGCAGCAGACACAAAATGTCGGGGAAATCAAACTCAATGCTTCGGCCGTAGAACTCAGAGAGGTAATGGTGATGGAATATGTAAAACCTCTGATCGAAATAGACGCAACTACTGTGGCAGAAACCATAACCAAAGAGGAGATTAAGGCACTGCCTACCCGCAGTGTGAATCAAGCAACTGCGATGGCAACAGGCGTAATAAATCCAAACGTAAGAGGCGCACGTGCCGCTGCAACTGAATATTACGTAGATGGAATGAAGGTGCGGGAACTGGCGGTGCCGCAATCCTCCATCGAAAACCTCGCAGTGATTACCGGAGGGCTGTCTGCCGAATTCGGAAATTATGAATCGCTAAATGATCAGGGCATTACAAAGGATAAACGGACAGCGCGGATAGATCTCGATAAAACAGTAAGATCAGATCAACGGCTTTTAAATATCAATGAAAATCGAATTGCCTCAGAGGATGAAGCCAGGGTATTATATTACCGTGCCCGGGAATTCCCTGAAATTCGATATCAAACCACCAGGGTAACCGGTTCCCGCCATGATTTTCGCAGCACCATTTACTGGAATGGGGAGATCATTACTTCAAAGGATGGTGAGGCTGAAGTGGAGTTTTATAATTCGGATGCTGTTACGAGCTTCCGGGCTGTGGCCGAGGGGTTTGCCAATAACGGATTAGTGGGGCGAGCCGAGAAAACTTACTTTTCGCAGATGCCTTTTTCGTTATCATTGAAAGTACCGCCAACCGTGTTAGTGGGTGACGAATTGCGGATTCCGGTAACGCTGGCCAACAATACGGATGAAGCGCTGGCAGGTAATTTCTCGCTTACGCTGCCAAAAAGCTGGAGCGTCACCAAGCCTTTGCAAAAAGTTCAAACCATACCGGCAGGCAGCGCCAAAACGCTCTGGATGGATATCCGTGTTTTGAACCATACTGGAACAGAAAATCTGGAAGTAGCCTTTGATCATCCGGCATTTGCGGATAGTTATCGCGAGCGCGTCACCACGATGAGCCGTGGTTTTCCGCGAACATTGTCCTATTCTGCCCAGGTGATGGAAAAATTCCTTGAACTGGATATTAACGATCCGATGGAGGAAACAATGCTTATGGAAGTTGCGGCTTATCCGAGTATTGCGGATCAATTGCTACAGGGTGTGGAAAGCATGCTTCGTGAGCCGCACGGCTGTTTCGAGCAGACTTCATCTTCTGTTTATCCCAATATCCTGGTGCTGGACTACCTGCGTGAGAGCGGCACATTGCAGCCGGATGTAGAGAAAAAAGCCCTTGCACTGCTGGATAAAGGTTATAAGCGCCTCATCACATTTGAAACCCAAAAGAAAGGATATGATTGGTTTGGAAAAGCGCCCGGCCATCAGGCACTTACGGCTTATGGCTTAATGGAATTTAATGATATGGCACAGGTATATGGTGGTGTTTCTGAAGCCATGGTTTCGCGCACAGCCGGATGGCTCATGAACGAACGCGATGGAAAAGGGGGATTTGCGAGGAACAGCCGACAACTAGATGGATTTGGAGGAGCGGACAATGACATAACCAACGCCTACATTGTAAATGCTCTTACCCAGGCAGGTTACCGCAATATCAGCCGCGAAATTGAATCTGTCGCAAAAGCAGCATTCAAAAGCAAAGATCCGTATCAGCTTGCGCTCGTGGCGCCCGTGTTGCGCAAAACCGGCTCTTCTGAAGATGCCGATAATATGCTGGCGCAACTGGTGATGCAGCAGCAGCCGGACGGAAGTTGGATTGGGGCCAGCCGCTCCATCACAAATTCGTCCGGTAGGAACCTGGCACTGGAGACGACTGCTCTTGCACTTTTGGCGATTCTCGAACAGCCGAAGAACAGGCATCAGGAAATCCGCTCAGCCGTGAATTTTATTATGGAAAATCGCTCCGGGTATGGCGGATTTGGCTCCACGCAGGCTACCATCCTTTGTCTGAAAGCACTAACCTCTTACACCCGATTCGCCAAACGCACGAAAGAGCCGGGGACGCTCACGGTGATGGTCAATGGAAAGAAAGCCGGCCAGACCAGTTGGGAGGCAGACCGCGAAGGCGTGATCAATGTTCAGGACCTTGCTCCATTTTTTAAGAGTGGGAAAAATCGCATTATTATTAAATTTAAAGGAATGAATGAACCCATTCCCTTTTCATTGCTGGCAAAATGGAATGAACCGCTTCCGCCATCTGATTCCGCCTGCCGCCTTGCGCTGGATGTAAAGTTGTCAGCGAAAGTAGCGGAGCATGGGGAAACCGTACGGCTTACCTCCACAATTGCCAATAAAACTTCCGAACCGCTTGCCAGCCCGATTGCCATCATTGGAATCCCTGCCGGCCTCAGCCCACAACCCTGGCAGTTGCGCGAACTGCAGGAAAAAGAGGCTTTTGATTACTACGAAATATGGGATAACAACATTGTATTCTATTTCAGAGGGTTGAACCCGCATGAGATCAAAACTATTCATCTGGATCTGAGAAGTGAAATAAAGGGAAGATTTGAGGGCGAAGCCGCCTCTGCCTATCTCTATTATGACAACGATGCAAAAAGCTGGGCATCAGCCGGTGCAATTACTGTGAGATAA
- a CDS encoding pyruvate carboxylase, with amino-acid sequence MNNNLRSLKKILVANRGEIAIRIFRAADELRLTTVAVFTYEDRYSLHRYKADEAYQIGKEDEPLKPYLDIEEIIQVAQQNEVDAIHPGYGFLSENTQFARRCREEGIIFIGPEPEVMEQLGDKIAAKVIARATEVPSIEDNKEELSDAKIAITEAGRIGYPVILKAAAGGGGRGMRIVREEEEMETAFNEAHREAKRAFGIDRLFMEKYIESPKHIEVQVIGDQHGNLIHLFERDCSVQRRFQKVVEIAPCPTISDQARQKLYSYALKICKHVNYTNAGTVEFLMDKDENLYFIEVNPRIQVEHTITEEITGIDIVRLQILIAKGHKLTDSSIGIFDQSQISRIGYAIQTRITTEDPVNEFKPDYGTLIAYRNAGGFGIRLDEGSTYQGARISPFFDSMLVKVSSHGNTLEGAAARLSRTLREFRIRGVKTNIPFLLNVINHPIFLQGKANVKFIHQHPEIFEYERKRDSGTKALRYLSEVIVNGNPDVKYIDPAARFRPAVVPEFSKTGPYPKGSKDRLTELGRETFISWLKNEKAVQYTDTTFRDAHQSLLATRVRTTDMIRVAEAFARSHPEVFSMEVWGGATFDVAMRFLHENPWKRLQSFRAAIPNILLQMLIRSSNAVGYTAYPDNLVEKFIEKAGEEGIDIFRIFDSLNWTEAMKVSIKAVRERTGSLAEACICYTGNVSDPDEKKYTLQYYLDMARQLEDEGAHILCIKDMAGLLKPYSAQLLVGELKKVLDIPIHLHTHDTSSLQATTYLKAIEAGVDAIDVALASMSGLTSQPSFNSIAAMMEHHERNNPLDIQKLNEFSNYWEAVREWYYPFESGLKAGTAEVYAHEIPGGQYSNLRPQARGLGLEDKFETIKKNYADVNELFGNIVKVTPSSKVVGDLALFMTANNLTKQEVLDRGEELSFPESVKQFFRGDLGQPHGGFPKKLQKLVLKGEKPYTQRPNAHLQPIDFDSEFEKFRKKFRYADFLDFLSWLFYPKVFEAYYEHLQEYGNVDAIPTPAFFYGLQPNEEVLVEIERGKIIIIKLLGRRPSEEVGYEIITFELNGQTRRINVRNRSIETNKNIHEKAKSENQVGAPLQGKLSAILVKPGDAVKKNTPLFIIEAMKMESTISASKAGKVVRVVLPESIMVEQDDLVLELE; translated from the coding sequence ATGAATAATAATTTGCGCTCTTTGAAGAAGATCCTGGTGGCGAACCGGGGTGAAATTGCCATCCGCATTTTCCGCGCTGCCGATGAATTACGGCTGACTACAGTGGCTGTTTTTACGTACGAAGACCGCTATTCGCTCCACCGCTACAAGGCAGATGAGGCATATCAGATAGGGAAGGAGGATGAACCGCTGAAGCCATATTTGGACATTGAAGAAATCATCCAGGTAGCGCAGCAAAACGAGGTAGACGCCATCCATCCCGGCTACGGGTTTCTTTCTGAGAATACACAATTTGCCAGGCGTTGCCGTGAAGAAGGGATCATATTCATCGGTCCGGAACCTGAAGTTATGGAGCAGTTGGGCGACAAAATCGCGGCTAAAGTGATTGCCCGTGCTACCGAAGTGCCCAGCATCGAAGACAACAAGGAGGAACTGAGTGATGCAAAAATCGCAATTACAGAAGCCGGCAGGATTGGCTACCCTGTCATCCTGAAAGCTGCGGCTGGCGGGGGAGGCCGGGGGATGCGCATTGTGCGGGAAGAGGAGGAAATGGAAACCGCATTTAATGAGGCGCACCGTGAGGCGAAGCGTGCTTTCGGCATTGACCGCCTTTTCATGGAAAAGTACATTGAATCGCCCAAGCACATTGAGGTGCAGGTTATCGGTGATCAGCATGGGAACCTGATCCATCTTTTTGAACGGGATTGTTCGGTACAGCGCAGATTCCAGAAGGTGGTGGAAATTGCGCCTTGCCCCACCATCAGCGACCAGGCGCGGCAAAAGCTCTACAGTTACGCACTCAAGATCTGCAAACACGTTAATTATACCAATGCCGGCACAGTTGAGTTTTTAATGGATAAGGATGAAAATCTTTATTTTATTGAAGTAAACCCGCGAATCCAGGTTGAACATACTATTACTGAGGAAATCACAGGAATTGATATTGTGCGGCTACAGATCCTGATTGCCAAAGGACACAAACTCACTGATTCTTCCATAGGAATTTTCGACCAGAGCCAGATCAGCAGGATTGGCTATGCCATACAAACCCGCATAACAACGGAAGATCCTGTAAACGAATTCAAGCCCGACTACGGAACGCTCATCGCCTACAGGAATGCAGGTGGATTCGGTATTCGACTCGATGAGGGCAGCACGTACCAGGGCGCGCGCATTTCGCCATTCTTCGATTCTATGCTGGTAAAGGTCTCTTCGCATGGCAATACCCTGGAAGGCGCGGCTGCAAGGCTCTCCCGTACTTTGCGTGAATTTCGCATCCGCGGTGTAAAGACCAATATTCCTTTCCTGCTCAATGTCATTAATCATCCTATTTTTCTTCAGGGAAAGGCCAATGTGAAATTCATCCATCAGCACCCGGAGATCTTTGAGTATGAACGCAAGCGCGACAGCGGGACAAAAGCCCTTCGCTATCTCTCGGAAGTGATCGTAAATGGCAATCCGGATGTGAAATACATAGATCCTGCGGCTCGTTTTCGGCCCGCGGTGGTACCGGAATTCTCCAAAACCGGCCCGTATCCCAAAGGCTCCAAAGACCGGCTGACCGAATTGGGACGCGAAACATTTATCAGTTGGCTGAAGAATGAAAAGGCCGTTCAATATACAGATACCACGTTTCGTGATGCGCATCAATCGCTGCTGGCCACAAGGGTGCGAACCACAGATATGATAAGGGTAGCCGAGGCTTTTGCCAGGAGCCATCCGGAGGTATTTTCTATGGAAGTGTGGGGCGGAGCTACCTTCGATGTAGCCATGCGTTTTCTGCATGAAAATCCCTGGAAAAGATTGCAGTCGTTTCGTGCAGCAATACCCAATATTCTCCTGCAAATGCTCATCAGAAGTTCAAATGCGGTAGGATACACAGCATATCCTGACAATCTCGTGGAGAAGTTCATTGAAAAAGCTGGCGAAGAAGGAATTGACATCTTCCGCATTTTCGATTCGCTGAACTGGACTGAAGCGATGAAAGTGAGCATTAAGGCGGTGCGTGAAAGAACCGGATCGCTGGCAGAGGCATGTATCTGCTACACCGGAAACGTGAGCGATCCTGACGAGAAAAAATACACGCTGCAATACTACCTTGACATGGCGCGGCAACTGGAAGATGAAGGCGCCCATATTCTCTGCATTAAAGATATGGCCGGGCTACTGAAACCCTACAGCGCACAATTGCTTGTGGGTGAGTTGAAGAAAGTGCTGGATATTCCCATTCACCTGCATACACATGATACATCTTCATTGCAGGCGACCACTTATCTTAAAGCCATTGAAGCAGGTGTGGATGCCATTGATGTGGCTCTTGCTTCTATGTCCGGACTCACATCGCAGCCGAGTTTCAATTCTATTGCGGCCATGATGGAACATCACGAAAGGAATAATCCGCTGGATATTCAGAAACTCAACGAATTCAGCAATTACTGGGAAGCCGTGCGGGAGTGGTATTATCCTTTCGAATCGGGACTGAAAGCCGGAACCGCTGAAGTGTATGCGCATGAAATTCCGGGTGGGCAATATTCTAACCTGCGGCCACAGGCCCGTGGGCTCGGACTGGAGGATAAATTTGAGACCATAAAAAAGAACTATGCGGATGTGAATGAGCTTTTTGGAAACATCGTGAAAGTGACGCCATCCTCAAAAGTAGTGGGCGATCTGGCGCTTTTTATGACGGCCAATAACCTCACAAAGCAGGAAGTGCTGGACCGTGGAGAGGAACTATCTTTCCCCGAATCTGTGAAGCAATTTTTTCGTGGGGACCTCGGCCAGCCGCACGGTGGTTTTCCGAAAAAGCTGCAGAAACTTGTGCTGAAAGGAGAGAAGCCCTACACGCAGCGACCCAACGCCCACCTCCAACCAATTGATTTCGACAGCGAATTTGAAAAGTTCCGGAAAAAGTTTCGCTATGCTGACTTCCTCGATTTCCTTTCCTGGCTCTTTTATCCCAAAGTTTTCGAGGCTTATTATGAGCATCTTCAGGAGTACGGAAATGTGGATGCCATTCCCACGCCTGCATTTTTCTATGGACTTCAACCGAATGAAGAAGTGCTTGTGGAAATTGAAAGAGGCAAGATCATTATCATAAAACTGTTGGGCAGGCGCCCGTCAGAAGAAGTGGGATACGAGATTATTACTTTTGAATTGAATGGACAAACCAGACGCATTAACGTCCGCAATCGCTCTATCGAAACGAATAAGAATATCCATGAAAAGGCGAAAAGCGAAAACCAGGTAGGCGCACCGCTGCAGGGGAAACTCAGCGCCATCCTGGTAAAGCCCGGAGATGCGGTAAAGAAAAACACTCCGCTCTTTATTATTGAGGCCATGAAAATGGAAAGCACCATTTCAGCCTCCAAAGCAGGGAAGGTGGTGCGGGTAGTTCTTCCCGAAAGCATCATGGTGGAGCAGGATGATCTTGTACTTGAATTGGAGTAA